GATCGCGCAGCGGATGCGTTGGTAGGTGCCGCAGCGGCAGATGTTCCCGCTCATCGCGAGGTCGATGTCCTCGTCGCTCGGGTCCGCCTTCTCCCGCAGCAGCACGGCGGCGGACATGATCTGGCCGGACTGGCAGTAGCCGCACTGCGGCACGTCCTCCTCCATCCACGCGTCTTGCAGCACCCGCCCGTAGGGATCCGCGGCCATGCCCTCAATGGTGGTGATGTTCTTTCCCAGCGCACGCGAGACGGGCGTGACGCAGGAGCGGACCGCCTCGCCGTCGAGGTGGATGGTGCAGGCACCGCACTGGGCCATGCCGCAGCCGAATTTCGTGCCGGTGAGGTGCAGCAGGTCGCGCAGCACCCAGAGCAGGGGAGTGGAGGGATCCGCATCCACGGCGTGATCCTGTTGGTTCACTTTGAGCGAGATCATGGCGGAGTGAAAAAAATTTCGGGAACCTGCCACGATGCACCCGATGCCCGCCACGTCGAGGGACATTTGGATCGCTGTCCCGGTTGTGTCTTGTCGCCGGGCGCGGGCCTGATAGTCTGCCACCATGGACCGCGCGCATTTCATCCGGCTGGGATTGGTGGCCTCACTCGGGCTCGTGACCGGTGTCGTGCATGCGGATCAGCCGGCGAAAGCGGAGGATACCCTGGAAAGCTGGGCCGGCCGTCATGGCGGATCGCTCTCGCTGAAGAACGGTGAACTGCGGATTGTCGCGCGGGCGAAGGTGACATCCTTCGGTGATGCCCTGCAAGAGCTTGCCGGTCTCGCGGACGGCGTCCTCCGTTGCCATGGCCGCACTGTCACCGGGTTGCAGGGAGGGCGTTCCTTCCGCGTGCTGCTGCGCGCCGCGTGAGGAAGGGCAGGCCTGCTCAGTTCACCGTCACATGCATCCGGCCCGCCGCGACCGGCACGGCGAAGAATGCCACGACAAAGCCATCCGCCGCCACGAGCTGATAGAGGCCCTGCACCAGCCCAGCCTCGCAGCGGAATGTCAGCGAATAACAATCCTGCCCGGCTAGCTGCGGGAGGTCCGGCACTGGCAGCGCCTCACACCCGGCCAGCATCCATTCACCCGCAGACGCACCTTCCGGTGTCGTCGCCGTGAAGGCCTGCTCCAGCCGTGCCTCGAAGTCCGCGAGGCGGGGACGCGCGTGCAATGTCATGGCGCCGCGCGCTCGCCGGTGAAGCGGATGAAGACACGTGAAGGATTCAGCCCCACCGATGCGGGGGAGAAGCTCAGCGTCCACGTGGCATAGAGCGGATCGGCCAGGTTCACCTTCGTCAGTGTGCCGCTGTAGTTCTGCCACGACGACAGGTTCGATGAAAACTGCGCGCCGAAGTTGTAGCCTTCGCGTGGTCCCTGGAAGGTGGCCGTAACCGTCCCTCCGGATCTGGTGAAGCTGCGCACCGGTGCCGGGTCCGCGCCGCTCTGCGGGGTGCCATTGAAAAGCAATTCCATCAGCGCGGTGCGACCGTCCGTATCGGGATCGCTGGCGGAGGAGAGTCCCGCGAGCGTCGAGCTGTAGCGACGCTCCCATGCGTCGATCAGGTGATCGCCATCGAGATCGTCGGACTCATAGATCAGGAAGGCGCGACCGTTCTCGGCATTCGTGTAGGTCTTCGTTGGCACTGGCTGGCCGGGGAGTTGGACCTGCTTCACGCGGTTCAGACCGCTTTCCAGGCAGAAGAGGCGACCGTAGGCGTCGAACTTCAAGCCGCGTGGTCCCTGCAAACCGGACACGACCACTGCGGAGTTACCGTTTGCCGGATCCAGCGAGCGAATGGTCCCGGCGGAGTAGGACGAGTAATAGACCGCGCCCGTCTGCGGGTTCACGGCAATGCCCCATGGATCGGTCGCGGGGAAAGTCACCCGGTCCGCAGTCGAACTCGTCCACGAGCGGATCGCGCTGACGAAGTCACCGCCGGAGTCCGTGAACCAGACCCAGCCGCGCCCGGCGTCCCAGGCCACGTCATTCGGGCGCACGATGTTCCCGCCGGTCACGATCGCTTGGTCGGCCAGGGTCGTGAGGTGGAAGACATTCACCGTGTCATTCGCGGAATCGAGGTAGAAGAGCCGGCGGTTCGGCGAGTCGATGGCGATGCCGTGGAAGGTCGAGGCCGGGCGATTGATCAGGTTCGTCGCCGCGGGAGTTTGGGCCGAGGGATCGATCCAGGCGATGCGCCCGCCCGTGGGGTCGGAGAAATAGACGCGCCCCGTCTCCGGATCGCTGGCCAGTCCCCAGGGATTGAT
The genomic region above belongs to Luteolibacter flavescens and contains:
- a CDS encoding (2Fe-2S)-binding protein, which encodes MISLKVNQQDHAVDADPSTPLLWVLRDLLHLTGTKFGCGMAQCGACTIHLDGEAVRSCVTPVSRALGKNITTIEGMAADPYGRVLQDAWMEEDVPQCGYCQSGQIMSAAVLLREKADPSDEDIDLAMSGNICRCGTYQRIRCAIHRAAGAKAKGGAK
- a CDS encoding DUF6916 family protein; this translates as MTLHARPRLADFEARLEQAFTATTPEGASAGEWMLAGCEALPVPDLPQLAGQDCYSLTFRCEAGLVQGLYQLVAADGFVVAFFAVPVAAGRMHVTVN